The Rhizobium leguminosarum DNA segment GGGTGTCAGCGACGAATGGCGGGCCGATGCGGAAAGCCGGTTGGCGGCCATCATCGTGCTCGACCAGTTTCCCCGCAACATCTATCGCGGCACGCCGCTGGCCTTCGCGACCGACGGGCTGGCGCTTCGCGAGGCCAAGCTCGCGCTTGCCGCCGGTGGCGACCAGGCGGTCGAGACCGCCTGCCGTACCTTCTTCTATCTGCCGTTCGAACATGCCGAAGACCTTGGCGAGCAGGAACGGTCGGTGGCATTGTTCACCGCCCTCGGCGACGCGGAATATCTGGATTATGCGATCCGCCACCACGACGTGATCGCCGCCTATGGCCGCTTTCCGCACCGCAATGCCATGATAGGACGGGAGTCGACGGCCAGAGAACGCGACTATCTCTCGACGCCCGGCGCCGGTTTCTAAAGCGCGTCGCGATCTTTCAG contains these protein-coding regions:
- a CDS encoding DUF924 family protein — encoded protein: MTTIRTPREVYDFWFVRCGRELWFRPPPELDVEIREGFRHTHLALAVGVSDEWRADAESRLAAIIVLDQFPRNIYRGTPLAFATDGLALREAKLALAAGGDQAVETACRTFFYLPFEHAEDLGEQERSVALFTALGDAEYLDYAIRHHDVIAAYGRFPHRNAMIGRESTARERDYLSTPGAGF